From Parcubacteria group bacterium, a single genomic window includes:
- a CDS encoding right-handed parallel beta-helix repeat-containing protein yields the protein MLKQRLKLKIFFLAILFFAIFGVSAKASAATYYVKNGGNDSLSGLNDANAWATTAKVEATVTSGDTVYFNNQGTWAVNPPAITAKEGATYDGSTYGSGARAILRATGDKDDAGYDGDGVIIVSKSHVNIKGFEIDVASHDTSGIDACGYCNESFTDLAIDDCVVHDVGTTYQDWWIRGIYIGTVGGYNYSVENVSITNTEVYNTMRAGIVIYPTWTRSGHSIENVLVRNCTVHDTGIGIDSDGNSLAGYGNGVDIKDDADNVTVEYCTLYNNAGNGAQIETYARAANVPYNNPVGTLQDGEIVSWDHGQGAWSGGADTGQVVFSAQTHMQASPLFISMPNDYIVAPSDGDVLKGNTSGATVVTDGEFIPADPGVPNDIVFRYNIVRNNNQGFVFANALGSRTFDARLYGNLFIDNKNDLKIPSCHYGDTVVDIYNNTFYNVNSTAAIKGSIYIGDGGAIGIQNNDIKGNPTFNFKNNIVYSGDYPAITECYNNDHDTCTQGHLTRANNIYYRSIGGPTATVIRYGTYGTNARNYNLAQVRDWDASALIDPPTFTGGTLPVSFSGTYGTNLLPNTDYFRITSGSSLNAGATLGSPYDGNINTAGTANPIARIAGAYDIGAYEYFGTDTTSPIAPGGLMVN from the coding sequence ATGCTAAAGCAAAGACTAAAATTAAAAATATTTTTTCTTGCAATCCTATTTTTTGCAATTTTTGGCGTGAGTGCCAAAGCCAGCGCCGCCACCTATTACGTCAAAAATGGTGGCAACGATAGTCTCTCAGGACTCAACGACGCAAATGCTTGGGCGACCACTGCCAAAGTTGAGGCGACAGTGACGAGTGGCGACACGGTCTATTTCAACAATCAAGGCACTTGGGCAGTCAATCCGCCTGCCATAACAGCAAAGGAGGGTGCGACTTATGATGGTTCGACGTACGGCTCTGGCGCGAGGGCGATTTTACGGGCAACAGGAGATAAGGATGATGCTGGGTATGATGGTGACGGAGTAATTATTGTTTCCAAGAGCCACGTCAATATCAAAGGCTTCGAAATCGATGTGGCTTCGCATGACACTAGCGGTATCGATGCCTGCGGTTATTGCAATGAAAGTTTCACCGATCTCGCGATCGATGATTGTGTCGTGCATGATGTGGGAACGACCTATCAAGATTGGTGGATCAGGGGAATCTACATTGGCACTGTTGGGGGATATAATTATTCTGTTGAAAATGTTTCCATAACAAATACGGAAGTATATAACACTATGCGGGCGGGAATTGTTATCTATCCGACTTGGACGCGAAGCGGGCATAGTATCGAAAATGTTTTAGTTCGAAATTGCACCGTCCATGACACAGGCATAGGGATTGATTCGGATGGGAATAGTCTTGCTGGTTATGGCAATGGAGTGGATATCAAAGATGATGCAGATAACGTCACTGTTGAATATTGTACGCTCTATAATAATGCCGGCAATGGAGCACAGATTGAGACTTATGCGAGAGCGGCTAATGTGCCATACAACAACCCGGTTGGAACTTTGCAGGACGGTGAAATTGTATCATGGGATCATGGCCAAGGTGCTTGGTCAGGCGGAGCAGATACCGGACAAGTAGTTTTTTCAGCCCAAACTCACATGCAAGCAAGTCCGCTCTTCATTTCTATGCCGAATGATTATATCGTTGCCCCTTCCGATGGCGATGTGCTTAAGGGAAATACGAGCGGAGCAACTGTTGTGACCGACGGAGAATTTATCCCCGCAGACCCGGGTGTTCCCAATGATATTGTGTTTAGATATAATATTGTGCGGAATAATAATCAGGGTTTTGTATTCGCCAATGCCCTCGGAAGCAGAACTTTTGATGCAAGGCTGTATGGCAATTTGTTTATTGATAATAAAAATGATCTTAAGATTCCTAGTTGCCACTATGGAGACACGGTCGTGGATATCTATAACAATACCTTTTACAACGTAAACAGTACGGCTGCGATTAAAGGTAGTATCTACATCGGAGATGGCGGGGCGATTGGGATCCAAAATAATGACATCAAGGGCAACCCTACATTCAATTTCAAAAATAATATTGTCTACAGCGGAGATTATCCCGCTATAACAGAATGTTATAATAACGACCATGATACCTGCACCCAAGGCCATCTAACAAGAGCTAATAATATTTATTACCGGTCGATTGGAGGGCCAACGGCAACTGTCATCCGCTATGGAACATATGGCACTAATGCTAGAAATTATAATTTAGCGCAAGTAAGAGATTGGGACGCCTCTGCACTAATTGATCCGCCAACATTCACCGGGGGCACTCTTCCGGTTAGTTTCAGCGGAACTTATGGCACTAATCTGCTTCCTAATACTGACTATTTCAGAATCACTTCTGGCAGTTCTCTCAACGCCGGCGCCACGCTTGGCAGTCCCTATGACGGCAACATCAATACCGCCGGAACAGCCAATCCGATTGCTAGAATTGCCGGAGCGTATGATATTGGTGCGTATGAATATTTTGGAACTGATACAACGTCGCCAATAGCTCCGGGAGGACTTATGGTAAATTAA